CTGGTTGGACACCCCTGCTTCCACCCCCTGCAGTGCCTGCACTGGAGCCAGGAATGTGCTTTGCTGTCccacctggcacagggacaaaaTCCACTGAGGGTGACCCGGGAAGTCACCCTGCAGATGCCAACACCCAGCCTCATCCCAGAACATCCCACTGAGGATCCTGGTTGGATATTCAGTGACAAACACATGCACagaccccagctctgccctcccccaGTGCCTTGCCCCGTACCTTGCAGTGCGAAATCCATAATGCTCGGATCCAGAGCATCCACCTCCGTGCTCATGTCCACCGCCACGTTCGGGAAGTCCGGGGCGCGTCCCATGGGATGGTGGGGCAGGGGGCTGTGGCTCATGTCGGGCAGGGTGTGCAGAGGAGGCGTTTGTGCGGGTGCTGGTGAGTTGGGGGCGAGGCGAGCCTGGGTCTGGAGCTGGTGGTGCAGCGGGAGGGACTGCAGGGACAGCGTCATgatgggctggggctggagctgggacacGGAGATCCGGCCCAGGGGGGGCCCCTCGGGCTCTGCCTGCTTGTTGGGCCGCCTGCAGCTCTCGGGTCTGTCGGTGATCAGCTTGTCCAGCTCCTCTGCCCATCccaaggaggaaaagagatgcTTTAACCCGTTTGTGTAAGCAGGGACGGCCCAAAGCACAGCCGCGTTTATGGCATGAACTGACTGTCACCGTGTGGgacccagcacaggctgtgacTGTGCAGGGAGCAAAGAAATGCCACCTAATTCCTTCCCCAAATCCACTTCCATGGTTATCCCTGACTGAGCTAAGAAATGATCATGAAACTGCAGAACAGCCCAACCACCCCTGATGGCAGCTCACCCCCAGCTGCAGAACTTCTGTGCTCAGATAAACACTCAGAATTCTGcttatctattaaaaaaatacaaaaaaaaatctgcttatcTCCCAAATAACTACTAAAAACTCCTGACTGTTGCAGTGGCCCTTTGCTTTTAAACAAATAGCATGTAATTTATCACTGACTACATGCATTTTGTAGCAAAAAAACTCCAGTTGATTTTGTCAATACTGAGCTCCtgaaagctttgaaaatgtgttCCTTTATAAATAAGAAATGTTATAAATAAGGGGAAGAATTATAAGTAAATAAgatgtaaataataaatatactATAGATAATATTtgatataatataaatatatagatataattgatatatatagatagactattatagatatataaagtatctatagatatatataatatataatataataatatatattattatatataatattagaTATTtgtctatataaatatatattagaTAATATAGATAGTAAATAGatataaatacataatatttataataatatagtattaaataatattaaattctattttataaataagaaaatgtcTTAGGAAAGGGAGAGTTTTGCAGAAGAGCAGGCAAGAAACACCATTAAATTGCTTCTCTATGAAAAGTGCATTAAATGTGACTTGATATTAAAATATTCCCACAAACAGCAACCCCAGAGGCAGCGGAGCCGTGCAGGGAATGCCACGGATGTGCAGGATGGGGACGTGGGACACCAGCCCTACCTGGGTTAGCCATGCTCCTGTGAATAGCAGCCAAATCCTTCCTCTTCCACTTCTGCATCTCCTCCTCCATCTTGTCGATCTTGGCGGGGTTGAGGGCCCAGAGGCAGCCCTTGCGGGAGGTCCCGCTCAGTTTGTTCTCCACCTTCTCAAAGCACTTGTTCAGGGACAGGTTGTGGCGCACGGAATTCTTCCACCCATCCGGGGCAGTCTGCGAGGGGCAGGAAGGGGTTAATGGGAGCAGCcacggggtggggggtggggaaaAGGGGGCTGGGATGTGGCATTTCCCAGGTCGGGAATGCTCAGGTACCTTGAAGTAGGGGAAGTGCTCCTTCATGAAGCTGTAGATCTCGCTCACGGGCAGGCTCCCGGTCTTGCTGTTCTTCAGCGCCATCGCGATCAAACAGCTGCGGGCAGGGAAGCCAGGAATGGcttggaatcatggaatggcttgggtgggaagggatcttcaagctcatccagttccaccccctgccaccttccactagcccaggttgctccaagccacgtccaacctggccttggacacttccacagcttctctgggcagccagtgccagggcctcaccaccctcacaggggggaattccttcccaatatcccagctaaccctgccctctggcagtgggaactCACTCCTCTTGTCCCGTCACTCCATACCTTCTTCTGGTCTAGCAACCCTGGACCCACCTCTTCTGACACAAGCagctgggatcctgggatttcTGTTCCCAAGGGCTCAGGTTGAACTGATttagaagggacccacaaagatcattgagtccagctcctggccgTGCACAGCATCATCCCCAAGGGTCACTCCACATTCCTAAAAGGATTGTCCAAACCCTTCTTCTTGGGCTCTGCCAGgcctggtgctgtgaccacttcccccTGATCCTCAGATTTTACTCCTCTGTGCTGTTACTCCccactgtgctgctctccaggaatTACTTTGCTTGTTCAGTCCTGCTACCCCTCAGAGGCAGCTTCCACAGAACTCCTGCGTGGATGAGGGGATTTTTGTTCCCTTCCAAAGGACTCAGACacccctgcagtgtcacagccaTCCCAGGACAGGCTGTAGGCAatgtgctccctgctccccactcACCTGTAGGAATAGATGGGCTTGGGATAATGCTTTGggtgcagctcctgggcagagTGGGGAGCCAGGCGTGGCTGGGAATAGTGTGGCTGTGTCCCATAGGATGTGTTGTAGATTGCTGCTGGGTTACACTGCgtgcagagggaaaagaagggaattGTTGGATGCAAAATGTCCGTGGGTGCGTGGGTTTAGGGATATTTTGGTTTCCTTTTAAAAGACATCTAGATTTGATCTTGGCAGGTACTTCAAGACAGACAACAAGAACATACCAGTACCTGCTGGGGGTTCTGGGCCAGGGCAAACATCTGCtgggagtgaggaggaggatgaggaggaggaggaggaggaggagggaagagctgtTGCTGTGTTTGCAAACCAGGGGACAGCTGCCCACCCACGGCGTAGGGGCTCATCTGCCGAGAGAAACACAACAGTCAAGGAATTATCACCACCttgtcccaggagctggggcaaTAATGAGTCACCAAGGCCTGCTCTTACATTGGCTCCATGTGTTGAAATGGAATTGAGGCCCAGGATTCCCTGTGGGAGGCTGGCTTGGACATGGATCATCGCCCCGGGTGTCGAGTGCATCGTGCTCCCCACGGGACCTGGCGTGGAGAGAGGAAGGCAAGGAATGCTCCCATGGAAGCACAGTTCAGGGAAGGGGGTTAATAGAtgcagctgagcacagggaagcTCTGGAGTGGAGAATCCAACTTCTCTGGCTTTTCACAGCTTGCCCAGATGACATCAGCTGCTCCCAAAACTTGTTAGGCAGGGAATGAGAGGTGGCAGCTGTTTAACAGCCCTCGGTGGTGACACAGACACTGTGTcttacaaaagagaaataacacATCCAGCATTAGCTGGATTTGTGCTCTCAGGCAGGCAGGGTGACACGCTGGGCTCTGTGATGTGTGTTTACCTAAAGGATGTTcacaagggaaagaaaggagttCAACCTGCACACGCTGCAAGGCTGCAAGAAGCAAAGAGGTGCAAGGTAAATGAGGTGCCCTTTGTTTTATCAGTGttgaaacaaagcagaaagattAATTATCTAATTTCAGAGCTGTTGAAAACCTCTGAAAGCCAGGACTTAAAATACCTCAGCCCAACAAGTCACCAGCAGCCGCACTGAGCAGAAATTCCCATGGGATCTGAGTGTTGCCAGTGCTGGAGCTCTCTCCCTCTTGGAATGAGGGGAAGGCACCAGCAGAGCCCTCATGAGAAGCCAACACGCTCCAGGAAGCAAAATGtaaaaggacaggaaaagggAGCCTGAGGGGGAGTGGCAGGGGCAGGTTGTGCTGTTTAAGGAGCAGTTGTTCCCtattcccatttcccaccccACAGTACCTGTCTGCTGGAGCATGGCATTCTGGGCCCCCAGGCTGAAATCCATTCTCCCACTGGCCATCTGTTGGAGCCGAGGCACATCCACGGATGTCAGCCAGGACAGGGACTGCAAATCCCCTGGGAGCTCATCCTCACTCAGCTGGGACGGGTCTGAAGCCAGGAGtctgcaaagcagcagggaaggttaccaggagcagggatggggctgcatTGTCCCTGGAAAGAGATGGCTGGGGTGCCAAAGCTCCTGCAGGTCAGTGGGAAGAACCACCAGGCTGGAATTCTGTGTCCAAATCCAGATGTGCCCTGCGGTTTTACAGCTGGTTACTGACACCCTTTGCCTGGTCTTGTGTTCCTTTGGCCAGTCTGAAACACTCTGGTTAAGAAAACCTCTTGTGGAGCATTTTTAGGGGAAGAAGGCCCAGGAACCCAGCAGAGAAACTGCCtggaaacaaacccaaaattatTCCTTATTTTCACATCTGTCAGAAATTTGCACTTGTTTGGCTTTGATGGGGGAGAAACCAGGACTTAGAACCTGATCTTTCTATATTAACCCTGCAATCCAGAGCCTTGGAAGGAGTTTTGTGCCCACCTCCTGGGGaatgtgtgtgctgctgctgctggaacacCTGGAAAAACTTTTCCAGCCCCTGGATCCTGTCAGTGGTGACAGATCAGCAGCTGCATAAAAAGAACTTCACAGACTGAACTGCTGATATCTTCCATTCAGATATGTGAAGTTATTGatacttaaaaaaacaatttttaggCAGTTTTTGACAGAGTAAAGGACCAGAATGAAAGGTTTGAGACTGGAGGCACCATATCTGCCAGGCATCAGCAACAacagcaggcacagctgtgacagGCTGCTTTTGGTTTAAAGCTCTCCTTTTGACACCTTTTACATGCTCCAAATCacctgttttgctttgcttctgatGGAGCATATGGTACAAAACGGGAATATTGGAATATATTTACAGTACTCAAAAATTCCTGTGTGGTCCAAACTCCCCATTAAAGTCGATAAAAGAACTCTTGCAAATGAAAGgctaaattaattaatttatgtgGAACAGTATTACAGGAGTCACTGGTACCTGGAGGAGTAAAGCAGTAATTAGGACGTGTCAGGAAGTTGTCACTCGACACGCAGGGTAAACCTAAAGGGATTCAGATCCAGGAAAACATCTTTATCTCTCAGAAGAACATAATTTAGTTGGATGCAGttgattttgctttcaaaccctTTTGCTTTCAAGAGCTCTCAGAGATGTGTTAAAGTGGTGTCTGCTGCTGATGTGTGTTTGCTGCCAAGTGATGCTGCAGAAACCTTAAATAAATCTGGTCTCTTGCTGAAGCATCTTTTATGTCTTACATGACTCTAAATCAGCTTAAAAGAACGAGGCAGAACTCCAGTGCCTGCCTACCCTGGAGCTTTCAGCTCCTCTATTCAGGAATTCCAGAAACACCTATCAAGGCTCCCTGAACCTCTGTCGGGGAGATCTTTAAAGCAAAATGCCACTTGTTTGCAAAAAGATTTTGtaaaggagaagggagggggggCGGAAATCAACGCGGGACCAAGAGCTAAAGAAAAAACCCTCTTCAAATCTCCCTCGCAGCCTAGCCCGTGTTCTCTCTCCTACTGTAGTTACAGGGCAATAATTAGCATCGCCATGGTTACGCCGTTATTTCGCGAGGCCTGGGGACTTccatccattaaaaaaaaaaaaaaaaaaaaaaaaaaaaaaaaaaaaaaaagcccatcaGGTGACGGCTCTCCCGGCGCGGAGATTGGCTGGATTGGAAGAAAACAGGGGCATGAAATGATTTGAAAAACCGGGCAGGCTCGGGGTCGTTTGCAACAGTTGGTTCCATTGAGGGGGAGCCGCCGGCCCTTTGTGCGCCCAACGCCCGCCGCCCGCGGCACGTGGCCCCCATTGTCTTTGGGGACCCCGCTTAATTGTCCCACCCGCTCCTTTTTTACAAACCTCCCATTAATCTGCCCCGAGTGACAGGCGACACACAACACACGTCCCCTCGCCATCTGGCACCCCGCGCCCTGCCAGCGCTGCCGGCCCGGGCGGCACTAACGGGGTCAGCGCCCCGCGCACGCCGCTGGCAGCGCCCGCATCAGCCCTGCCGGGCAGCATCCCCGGGCAGCATCCCCGGGCAGCATCCCCGGGCAGCGCCGGCTCCTGCCTCACCCTCACCCGGGATGCACCCAGCCCGCGGATCCCCCGTGGGAACGTGGGACTGCGTGTCCCGCTCAGCAGCCGCTCCAGGGACACGAACAGGGCCGAGGAAAGGGTCTGGTGTCGGCTGGAAAATTGCTGTCACTGCCATGAGGCTCTGTTTTAAACGGTTATGAAGATGCAGTTGTATTTAATAACTAGGGAAGAGTGCAAAATGGCTCTTTCTCCAAGTCTAtggccttcccttcccttcccttcccttcccttcccttcccttcccttcccttcccttcccttcccttcccttcccttcccttcccttcccttcccttcccttcccttcccttcccttcccttcccttcccttcccttcccttcccttcccttcccttcccttcccttcccttcccttcccttcccttcccttcccttctttaCAGTTCTTTCACAGTTTGAATTTGagtttacatttcttttaaaaccacCCCAGCCTGTTCActaagctttttttaaaaatggatttgcTAGTTATCAGATTAACATTCtattaaaaatgagagaaaaagcaaattcaatCAGAATtacatccctgcccatggcagagggttgaAACAAGATATTTAAGGTCcctgccaacccaaaccattttgggattctgtgtttccatgatttgataattctatgattccatggttTCACGTTTAAAGATTATTCTTCAGGCTGCCTTCAAAACCAATGTTGAGATCTGTCATGTCTTAAAGAAGgtgaaattttaaagaattccCATTGCTGCCTGGCTGAGGAGTTTTAAAAGTCTGGGGATATTCTGTAGCATAAGCCCAGCACATCTCCCAGGCCACAGGCTCAATGTGTGCCCTgcttccagtgaagaaattccaatttaactgcaaaaaaaaaaaaaaaaaaaaaaaaaaagagagccaAGCACGGGAATAACCAACATTGTCATCTCCTGGGGTTCAATCTTCCTGACCTGAAAATTGCCTGTGCCAAGACAGCTACAGACCCATAAGTACATGTTGGAATGCCAGGTGGGATTGGATTCTGTTCCCCACCACCACCCTGCTCATCACTTTGGAGGGTAAACCTCAGGAGGATAAACCCCAGGAGGATAAACCTCAGGAGGATAAACCCCAGGAGTCAGAGCTCCTGCCTTTGGCTGGGTGTTCACAGCCCCTGGCACAATGGGGCACTGTGATAAAAGCAGCCTTTCAGTGCATGTAAATGAGATAAATAGTGATAGGCTGTAATTAATGCACTGCTGAGCCTCCCCTGCTCATTCCCAGGGCTCCTGGAACAGCCACGGAGCCACTGAGCCCCGGCAAGGGGAGGCTGCAGTCCCACCAGATGTGTTGCAAACGTGGTGTTGTTTTTCAGGGTGTGGTGAAATGGTGCAACTCCACTTTTACCCCTCTGCTTTCAACTCTCTGCAGGAAAACATCCCCTGCTTCTGTTTCTCTCCCAGAAAGGCACCTGCAAGGATGAGAATCCAGAGGGTGCTGAGGGTTTAAAGCCCAGTTCTCCTGTGTATCCCAGGATGCTGATCCATAGATCCTCCTGTGAAAAGTGCCTGGAAAACTGGGTGTGCTACAGAAATGCTCCATGGCACTGTTAGTCTGTACAATCTGCTCTGGAGTTATCTGCCCAAAATATTTACCCCATCAGGATAATTGGATCAGGAGCACCTTGGAATGAGAGCCCTTTCCAGATCTGATGCTGGGCTCACCTGGCAAAGCTCACCAGAGCCTGCCAGCAGTACAAAATCCTCACTCACAGCTACCTAAAGGTATCTTCACCTTTTTCTCCCCACCATCAAGAGCATCCTGCTGGCACAACGTGGAATTGGAGTCATTCCTGGCCAGACCTTGCAGGAGTTTAACACCAGAGCTGGATCTGAGTCTGCACCCACCAGTGGGGCTTTGCCACCTTTCCTCAGGCTGAGCTCAAAGTGGTTCCTCACCTTGGGAACCACTGCCAGGGGAATTATCCATGAATTATCCACGTCCCTATTGCATGGGATGGTGAACTCATGCCTGGAGACTGTAAGGACCCTCTCCTCAAGAACCCATCACCTCCACCTGCAACAGAGCCAGGCCAAAACCCTGCAGCTGCATTTGGGGTTTTCCACGGTTTTAAGTCTCACTCAATGGAcaggttttttcccattttcagcaCTGCCACCTGAGTTTTTAGCCCAGACTTAGGTGACACAACTGCTCAACAGGCAGGAGCAATTGGGTGATAGGTTCTTAATTAGCTGTTTGCAATCGTTTATTCAGTCAGAGACAATTGGACAGGAAGAGTCCAAAGAAAACCTCTTCTAGCAGTGGTGTTTTCCTTTGTCTGGGATTACACAAAATCCTCAGGGCAAGCACAGAGTTCTTATGTGCAAGACAAGGAAAAGATTTGTATTGTGACTCTCAAGCTGTGTCCATGGTGAGAAGGGTGCTCTGTTTTACTGAAGGATTCAACTTCCCCCTGTCCTTCAGCTCCtcattccagctgctctgctccttcccctcccatTTTCCTGCCTCCCAGGTGCTTTTCCCCCCACTGTTTTCTGGTTTCCACACTCACAATCAGCTGTCCCTTTCAACTTGTttctgccccagctcctctcctgctttaCCCACCAGCTCCCAGAGTTTTTGGTCTGTAATTCCTCCTGGAAGGCACAACACACACCCAGTCCCAAACCATCATCCCACCCCCTCTCTCTGTCTTCAAGATCTTTGAGTTATTTCTGGCCTTGCTGGaaatcagaacaaaaattaAGCAGCTTTCCAGGGATAAAGAAGGTCCCTCCTTATCTATAACTCAAGAAATATTGCATTATCAGAACAAAAACTAGtgaggaaaaagcaaataacATCATTAACCTGGCAGGTGGTGATGGTCTCTTTCCTTGCACCACGCTGGACTCTGAAAATCACCTGCACAGGTACTTGGCACTAAGAACAGGCTACAGCTGCACTCCTGGAGCCTTTTATCCATCCCAACTCCCCATTTCACAACCCCCATTACACCAGTTCACTGTGGGATCAGTGAA
The nucleotide sequence above comes from Vidua macroura isolate BioBank_ID:100142 chromosome 18, ASM2450914v1, whole genome shotgun sequence. Encoded proteins:
- the FOXN4 gene encoding forkhead box protein N4 isoform X2 — encoded protein: MIESDIPSIMSGIIRNSGQNHHPSQEYRLLASDPSQLSEDELPGDLQSLSWLTSVDVPRLQQMASGRMDFSLGAQNAMLQQTGPVGSTMHSTPGAMIHVQASLPQGILGLNSISTHGANMSPYAVGGQLSPGLQTQQQLFPPPPPPPPHPPPHSQQMFALAQNPQQCNPAAIYNTSYGTQPHYSQPRLAPHSAQELHPKHYPKPIYSYSCLIAMALKNSKTGSLPVSEIYSFMKEHFPYFKTAPDGWKNSVRHNLSLNKCFEKVENKLSGTSRKGCLWALNPAKIDKMEEEMQKWKRKDLAAIHRSMANPEELDKLITDRPESCRRPNKQAEPEGPPLGRISVSQLQPQPIMTLSLQSLPLHHQLQTQARLAPNSPAPAQTPPLHTLPDMSHSPLPHHPMGRAPDFPNVAVDMSTEVDALDPSIMDFALQGNIWEEMKDDSFSLDTLGAFSNSPLHLSDCELGTPGLTPVSSGSDRSFSDLQVTGLYTTYTTLDNVAAAQYMNPQGNKAIPLL
- the FOXN4 gene encoding forkhead box protein N4 isoform X3, which gives rise to MIESDIPSIMSGIIRNSGQNHHPSQEYRLLASDPSQLSEDELPGDLQSLSWLTSVDVPRLQQMASGRMDFSLGAQNAMLQQTGPVGSTMHSTPGAMIHVQASLPQGILGLNSISTHGANMSPYAVGGQLSPGLQTQQQLFPPPPPPPPHPPPHSQQMFALAQNPQQVLCNPAAIYNTSYGTQPHYSQPRLAPHSAQELHPKHYPKPIYSYSCLIAMALKNSKTGSLPVSEIYSFMKEHFPYFKTAPDGWKNSVRHNLSLNKCFEKVENKLSGTSRKGCLWALNPAKIDKMEEEMQKWKRKDLAAIHRSMANPEELDKLITDRPESCRRPNKQAEPEGPPLGRISVSQLQPQPIMTLSLQSLPLHHQLQTQARLAPNSPAPAQTPPLHTLPDMSHSPLPHHPMGRAPDFPNVAVDMSTEVDALDPSIMDFALQENFLMLYPGAPRLFSPTPIHGLKLEGAGCWSGPTGHFLA
- the FOXN4 gene encoding forkhead box protein N4 isoform X1, encoding MIESDIPSIMSGIIRNSGQNHHPSQEYRLLASDPSQLSEDELPGDLQSLSWLTSVDVPRLQQMASGRMDFSLGAQNAMLQQTGPVGSTMHSTPGAMIHVQASLPQGILGLNSISTHGANMSPYAVGGQLSPGLQTQQQLFPPPPPPPPHPPPHSQQMFALAQNPQQVLCNPAAIYNTSYGTQPHYSQPRLAPHSAQELHPKHYPKPIYSYSCLIAMALKNSKTGSLPVSEIYSFMKEHFPYFKTAPDGWKNSVRHNLSLNKCFEKVENKLSGTSRKGCLWALNPAKIDKMEEEMQKWKRKDLAAIHRSMANPEELDKLITDRPESCRRPNKQAEPEGPPLGRISVSQLQPQPIMTLSLQSLPLHHQLQTQARLAPNSPAPAQTPPLHTLPDMSHSPLPHHPMGRAPDFPNVAVDMSTEVDALDPSIMDFALQGNIWEEMKDDSFSLDTLGAFSNSPLHLSDCELGTPGLTPVSSGSDRSFSDLQVTGLYTTYTTLDNVAAAQYMNPQGNKAIPLL